A genome region from Musa acuminata AAA Group cultivar baxijiao chromosome BXJ3-5, Cavendish_Baxijiao_AAA, whole genome shotgun sequence includes the following:
- the LOC135638729 gene encoding importin subunit alpha-1b-like — MSLRPSERAEVRRNKYKVAVDAEEGRRRREDNMVEIRKNRREESLQKKRREGMPAHPLPQTAIHASVVEKKLESLPAMVVGVYSDDSILQLEATTQFRKLLSIERSPPIEEVIQSGVVPRFVEFLTREDYPQLQFEAAWALTNIASGTSENTKVVIDHGAVPIFVKLLSSPSDDVREQAVWALGNVAGDSPRCRDLVLSNGALFPLLQQLNEHAKLSMLRNATWTLSNFCRGKPQPVFEQVKPALPALERLINSNDEEVLTDACWALSYLSDGTNDKIQAVLESGVCPRLVELLLHPSPSVLIPALRTVGNIVTGDDVQTQYVINHQALPCLLNLLTHNHKKSIKKEACWTISNVTAGNKEQIQAVIAAGIIGPLVHLLQSAEFDIKKEAAWAISNATSGGSHDQIKFLVDQGCIKPLCDLLVCPDPRIVTVCLEGLENILKVGEAEKNQVTTGGVNVYAQMIDEAEGLEKIENLQSHDNTEIYEKAVKILETFWLEEEDDAMPTGDAAPTGFHFGNNGQNTAPSGGFNFS; from the exons ATGTCGCTGCGGCCTAGCGAGAGGGCGGAGGTCCGCCGGAATAAGTACAAAGTGGCCGTGGACGCGGAGGAGGGCCGGAGGCGAAGGGAGGACAACATGGTCGAGATCCGGAAGAATCGGCGGGAGGAGAGCCTCCAGAAGAAGCGACGGGAAGGGATGCCGGCACACCCCCTCCCCCAGACGGCAATCCACGCCTCCGTGGTAGAGAAGAAG TTGGAAAGCCTTCCCGCGATGGTGGTGGGTGTTTATTCCGATGATAGTATTCTCCAGTTAGAAGCGACCACGCAGTTCCGTAAATTACTCTCCATAG AACGAAGCCCTCCAATTGAGGAGGTGATACAGTCAGGCGTAGTTCCTCGATTCGTGGAGTTCCTCACGAGGGAAGATTATCCTCAACTTCAG TTTGAAGCCGCATGGGCTCTCACCAATATTGCCTCTGGCACTTCAGAGAACACTAAGGTTGTCATAGATCATGGAGCGGTTCCCATTTTCGTTAAACTTCTCAGTTCCCCTAGTGATGATGTCCGTGAGCAG GCGGTGTGGGCCTTGGGAAATGTGGCTGGTGATTCCCCAAGATGCCGAGATCTCGTGCTTTCCAATGGAGCATTATTTCCACTTCTGCAACAGCTGAATGAGCATGCTAAACTCTCCATGTTAAGGAATGCCACATGGACTCTATCGAATTTTTGCAGAGGAAAGCCACAGCCAGTCTTTGAGCAG GTTAAGCCTGCACTTCCAGCCCTTGAGCGGCTAATTAATTCAAATGATGAGGAAGTGCTCACAGATGCATGCTGGGCGCTATCTTATTTGTCTGATGGTACCAATGACAAAATTCAAGCTGTACTCGAGTCTGGCGTCTGCCCGCGACTTGTTGAACTTCTACT CCATCCTTCACCCTCTGTGCTTATTCCGGCCCTTCGTACTGTTGGTAATATAGTGACAGGTGATGATGTGCAGACACAG TATGTTATCAATCACCAAGCCCTTCCTTGTCTTCTGAACCTCTTGACTCACAATCACAAGAAAAGTATCAAGAAGGAAGCTTGTTGGACCATATCGAACGTCACAGCTGGAAACAAGGAGCAGATACAG GCTGTAATAGCTGCTGGTATTATTGGTCCCCTAGTGCATCTGCTGCAATCGGCAGAATTTGATATCAAGAAAGAGGCAGCGTGGGCCATCTCGAATGCTACTTCTGGTGGTAGTCATGATCAGATTAA GTTTTTAGTTGACCAAGGCTGCATCAAGCCATTGTGTGATCTCCTTGTCTGCCCAGACCCAAGGATCGTAACTGTTTGCTTGGAAGGGCTTGAAAATATCTTGAAGGTCGGCGAAGCTGAGAAGAACCAAGTTACCACTGGAGGTGTGAATGTGTATGCTCAGATGATCGATGAAGCCGAGGGCTTGGAGAAGATTGAGAACCTCCAGAGCCATGATAATACTGAGATCTACGAAAAAGCTGTGAAGATCCTCGAAACATTTTGGTTGGAGGAGGAAGATGATGCAATGCCTACGGGTGATGCTGCTCCAACTGGATTCCATTTTGGGAACAATGGCCAGAACACAGCTCCATCCGGTGGATTCAACTTCAGCTGA
- the LOC103986278 gene encoding uncharacterized protein LOC103986278: MSWSTRFLTAVAFLAVGVVFAPDVLGSGRESPAGAITAVKLCHLLAFATAWGAALWVTFIGGIIMFKNLPRHQFGNLQSKMFPAYFTVVSVCAAVSVAAFAYLHPWRSASSIDKYQLGFLLSALGFDLSNLIVFTPMTIETMKKRHKVERDLSIGEEIGWSKNMEVAKTNPQLAAMNKKFGMIHGLSSLANIMAFGSLAMHSWYLAGKIQL, translated from the exons ATGTCGTGGTCGACCCGCTTCCTTACGGCGGTGGCGTTCCTCGCGGTCGGCGTCGTCTTCGCGCCGGACGTCCTCGGCTCGGGGCGGGAATCCCCCGCGGGCGCCATCACCGCCGTCAAGCTCTGCCACCTCCTCGCCTTCGCCACCGCCTGGGGCGCCGCACTATGGGTCACCTTCATCGGTGGCATCATCATGTTCAA AAATCTGCCGAGGCATCAGTTCGGAAATCTTCAGAGCAAGATGTTTCCAGCGTACTTCACGGTGGTGTCTGTTTGCGCGGCGGTTTCGGTAGCGGCGTTCGCCTATCTCCATCCGTGGAGGTCGGCTTCATCCATCGACAAGTATCAGCTCGGGTTCCTCCTTTCTGCGCTCGGTTTCGACCTCTCCAACCTGATCGTCTTCACTCCGATGACCATTGAG ACGATGAAAAAGCGGCACAAAGTTGAGAGAGATCTAAGCATTGGTGAAGAAATTGGATGGTCGAAAAACATGGAAGTGGCAAAAACGAATCCCCAACTCGCAGCTATGAACAAGAAATTTGGAATGATTCATGGCTTGTCTTCACTGGCCAACATCATGGCATTCGGCAGCCTTGCCATGCACTCGTGGTACTTGGCCGGGAAGATTCAATTATAA
- the LOC135639002 gene encoding grpE protein homolog 2, mitochondrial-like produces MGSRVLSRASRGGIARLFVSAYSRREPPVGGFHSLRESAAGSVIKYVPFQRSQLLRQSILTNTTLQRFGYSSSASPQPNQSVDHDNDSENTSEVGNGTDADEFSDEKSELSFDELVKLVAEKEELLKLKHKEIEKMQDKVLRSYAEMENVMDRTKREAENAKKFAIQNFAKSLLDVADNLGRASSVVKESFSKIDASKDTVGAVPLLKTLLEGVEMTEKQLSEVFRKFGVEKFDPINEQFDPHRHLAVFQIPDASKPPATVAAVLKSGYTLHDRVIRPAEVGVTQSLTNEPAEGSNGQA; encoded by the exons ATGGGTTCTAGGGTTCTCTCTCGGGCTTCGAGGGGTGGCATCGCCCGTCTCTTCGTCTCGGCTTATTCGCGCAGGGAGCCGCCGGTTGGTGGCTTCCATTCCCTGAGGGAATCCGCTGCAGGTTCCGTTATAAAG TATGTTCCTTTTCAGCGGAGTCAGTTGTTGAGACAATCAATTCTCACAAATACTACACTCCAAAGATTTGGGTACTCGTCATCTGCATCTCCTCAGCCAAATCAATCAGTGGATCATGACAATGATTCAGAGAATACTTCAGAAGTTGGAAATGGAACCGATGCTGATGAATTTTCTG ATGAAAAATCTGAACTTTCATTCGATGAACTCGTTAAGCTCGTAGCAGAAAAGGAAGAATTACTGAAGTTGAAGCACAAAGAAATTGAGAAAATGCAAGATAAAGTTCTACGCAGCTATGCTGAaatggagaatgtcatggacagaaCAAAACGTGAGGCAGAAAACGCAAAGAAATTTGCCATTCAG AACTTCGCTAAGAGCCTTTTGGACGTTGCTGACAATCTGGGAAGGGCTTCATCTGTTGTCAAGGAAAGTTTCTCCAAAATTGATGCTTCCAAAGACACTGTTGGAGCTGTGCCACTACTTAAAACTTTACTTGAGGGTGTTGAAATGACAGAAAAACAGCTTTCGGAA GTCTTTAGAAAGTTTGGAGTGGAGAAATTTGATCCAATAAATGAGCAGTTTGATCCGCACAGACATCTCGCAGTTTTCCAAATTCCAGATGCTTCAAAACCACCTGCCACAGTTGCAGCTGTTTTGAAG TCGGGTTATACGCTACACGATCGTGTGATTCGCCCAGCCGAAGTTGGCGTAACTCAATCTCTTACTAATGAGCCAGCCGAGGGTTCCAATGGGCAAGCCTAG
- the LOC135639090 gene encoding calreticulin-like, with protein sequence MAIRRRPPLSLALAVLLAVASIASAEVYFEERFGDGWENRWVKSDWKKEENMAGDWNHTSGKWTGDSEDKGIQTAEDYRFYAISAEFPEFSNKEKTVVLQFSVKHEQKLDCGGGYIKLLSGDIDQKKFGGDTPYSIMFGPDICGYSTKKVHAIFSRDGKNHLIKKDVSCETDQLTHVYTFIIRPDATYSILVDNNEKQTGSLYSDWDILPPKQIKDPDAKKPEDWDDKEYIPDPEDKKPEGYDDIPKEIPDPDAKKPEDWDDEEDGEWTSPTIPNPEYKGPWKQKKIKNPNYKGKWKAPMIDNPDFKDDPYIYVYPNLRYVGIELWQVKSGSLFDNILVCDDPEYAKKFAEETWAKLKDAEKAAFDEAEKKKLEEETKNDESDGDEEDADDAEDADSKSDSDTEEDKETSHDEL encoded by the exons ATGGCGATCCGGAGGAGGCCTCCTCTCTCTTTGGCCCTCGCGGTGCTGCTCGCCGTCGCATCCATCGCCTCCGCCGAGGTCTACTTCGAGGAGCGGTTCGGAG ATGGATGGGAGAATCGATGGGTCAAATCCGATTGGAAGAAGGAGGAGAATATGGCAGGCGACTGGAACCATACCTCTGGTAAATGGACTGGCGATTCTGAAGACAAAG GCATCCAAACTGCTGAGGACTACAGGTTCTATGCCATTTCGGCCGAGTTTCCTGAGTTCAGCAACAAGGAGAAGACAGTAGTTCTGCAATTTTCAGTTAAACATGAACAGAAACTTGACTGCGGAGGTGGCTACATTAAGCTGCTCAGTGGTGACATTGATCAGAAGAAATTTGGTGGAGATACCCCCTATAG TATTATGTTTGGGCCTGATATCTGTGGGTACAGCACCAAAAAGGTTCATGCTATCTTCTCACGTGACGGAAAGAACCACTTGatcaagaaagatgtttcatgtgAGACTGACCAGCTAACTCATGTTTACACTTTCATTATTCGCCCTGATGCCACATACAGCATCCTAGTTGATAACAATGAGAAGCAAACTGGTAGCTTATATAGTGACTGGGATATTCTTCCTCCAAAGCAAATTAAGGATCCTGATGCCAAGAAG CCTGAAGATTGGGATGACAAGGAGTACATCCCTGACCCTGAGGACAAGAAACCAGAG GGGTATGATGACATTCCCAAGGAGATTCCTGATCCTGATGCTAAAAAG CCAGAGGATTGGGATGATGAAGAAGATGGTGAATGGACATCTCCAACCATTCCGAACCCTGAATACAAGGGACCCTGGAAACAGAAG AAAATCAAGAATCCTAATTACAAAGGGAAGTGGAAGGCACCAATGATCGACAATCCGG atttcaaggATGATCCATACATCTATGTTTACCCCAATTTGAGATATGTAGGCATTGAGCTATGGCAG GTCAAATCTGGGTCTCTGTTTGACAACATTTTGGTTTGTGATGACCCTGAGTATGCCAAGAAATTTGCTGAAGAAACATGGGCCAAGCTTAAGGAT GCCGAAAAGGCTGCATTTGATGAGGCTGAGAAAAAGAAGTTAGAAGAG GAAACCAAGAATGACGAATCAGACGGAGAT GAAGAAGATGCTGATGATGCAGAAGATGCAGATTCAAAGTCTGATTCAGACACCGAGGAAGACAAGGAGACTTCTCAT GATGAGCTTTAG
- the LOC135637545 gene encoding bZIP transcription factor 53-like — translation MSPVRSLQGSWSDGDARLTAEERKQRRKLSNRESARRSRMRKQRQLEDLTNQVAQLSKEKGRIVMQVDELTQHQLRLETENDMLRVRVAELTERLRSLSSVLRLVEELSGVAMDVPEIPDPLLKPWQPPGPALPVMAAAADVFQP, via the coding sequence ATGTCGCCTGTCCGGAGCCTCCAAGGTTCGTGGTCCGACGGAGACGCGAGGCTCACGGCAGAGGAGAGGAAGCAGAGGCGGAAGCTGTCGAACCGGGAGTCGGCGAGGAGGTCGCGGATGAGGAAGCAGCGGCAACTGGAGGACCTGACGAACCAGGTGGCCCAGCTGAGCAAGGAGAAGGGGCGGATCGTGATGCAGGTGGACGAGCTGACCCAGCACCAGCTGCGGCTGGAGACGGAGAACGACATGCTGAGGGTCCGGGTGGCGGAGCTGACGGAGCGGTTGCGGTCTCTGAGCTCGGTGCTCCGCCTCGTGGAGGAGCTCAGTGGGGTGGCCATGGACGTGCCGGAGATTCCGGACCCACTTCTCAAGCCGTGGCAGCCTCCCGGCCCCGCCTTGCCCGTCATGGCCGCCGCGGCGGACGTGTTTCAGCCCTGA